A region from the Aliarcobacter thereius LMG 24486 genome encodes:
- the ccoS gene encoding cbb3-type cytochrome oxidase assembly protein CcoS, which yields MIDDTLFFMLMVGLAVSGLMLLLFIWAAKSGQFDDSSKVTQGLLFDSEDDLNDAVKKENSIKEAKSQINKKGKE from the coding sequence ATGATTGATGATACACTATTTTTTATGTTAATGGTAGGTTTAGCAGTTTCTGGACTGATGCTTTTACTTTTTATTTGGGCTGCAAAATCAGGACAGTTTGATGATTCAAGTAAAGTTACTCAAGGTTTACTTTTTGATAGTGAAGATGATTTAAATGATGCCGTAAAAAAAGAGAACTCTATAAAAGAAGCAAAATCTCAAATAAATAAAAAGGGGAAAGAGTAA
- the metK gene encoding methionine adenosyltransferase, translating into MEKKSQYLFTSEVVSPGHPDKCADIIADSIVDRLIIEDSNSRVASEVFVAGRHVVIGGEVKSKANLSQSDYEKIVKDALAKIGYDGKGAFSKEQALHPDDVKVQVLLNQQSPDISQGVDQTTGEIGAGDQGIMFGFASNEADEYMPAAIVYARKLSDTVYDYALKNKDKFGVDIKTQVTIDYGTKENFENGIPKRIHTIVVSAPSVESMKIEEVRAIIQDLIDKSGLPENLYNKNNTIIHINPTGRYVNHSSLHDSGLTGRKLIVDSFGGYAPIGGGAQSSKDYTKVDRSGLYVARWIAKHIVASGLAKKAIVQISYAIGVAKPTSVAVDTMGTFTKHNDDVLSEFVMNSFSLTPKWITDKFKLDKPSIDTFLYADVAARGQVGQASYPWEKLDELDKFKNI; encoded by the coding sequence ATGGAAAAAAAATCACAATATTTATTTACAAGTGAAGTAGTAAGCCCTGGTCATCCAGATAAGTGTGCAGATATAATTGCAGACTCAATAGTTGATAGGCTAATAATAGAAGATAGTAATAGCAGAGTTGCTAGTGAAGTTTTTGTTGCTGGAAGACATGTTGTTATTGGTGGAGAAGTTAAATCTAAGGCAAATTTATCACAAAGTGATTATGAGAAAATTGTTAAAGATGCTTTAGCAAAAATTGGTTATGATGGAAAAGGTGCTTTTTCAAAAGAACAAGCACTTCATCCTGATGATGTAAAAGTTCAAGTATTATTAAACCAACAAAGTCCAGATATAAGCCAAGGTGTTGATCAAACAACGGGAGAGATTGGTGCAGGAGATCAAGGTATTATGTTTGGTTTTGCTTCAAATGAAGCAGATGAATATATGCCAGCAGCAATTGTTTATGCTAGAAAATTAAGTGATACAGTTTATGACTATGCACTTAAAAATAAAGATAAATTTGGAGTTGATATTAAGACTCAGGTTACAATAGATTATGGAACGAAAGAGAATTTTGAAAATGGAATTCCAAAAAGAATTCATACAATAGTTGTATCAGCACCAAGCGTTGAAAGTATGAAAATAGAGGAAGTTAGAGCTATTATTCAAGATTTAATAGATAAATCAGGCTTACCAGAAAATCTATATAATAAAAATAATACAATAATACATATAAATCCAACAGGAAGATATGTAAATCACTCATCTTTACATGATAGTGGATTAACAGGAAGAAAACTAATAGTTGATAGTTTTGGTGGATATGCACCAATTGGTGGTGGAGCACAAAGTAGTAAAGATTATACAAAAGTTGATAGAAGTGGATTATATGTAGCAAGATGGATCGCAAAACATATTGTAGCTTCAGGCTTAGCAAAAAAAGCTATTGTACAAATATCTTATGCAATTGGTGTTGCTAAACCAACATCAGTAGCAGTTGATACAATGGGAACATTTACAAAACACAATGATGATGTTTTATCTGAGTTTGTAATGAACAGTTTTTCTTTAACACCAAAATGGATTACAGATAAATTTAAACTGGATAAACCAAGTATTGATACATTTTTATATGCTGATGTAGCTGCAAGAGGACAAGTTGGTCAAGCTTCATATCCTTGGGAAAAATTAGATGAATTGGATAAGTTTAAAAACATTTAG
- a CDS encoding inositol monophosphatase family protein: protein MKKRLIKIVKKAGKILKKGYYSDKSVRFKAKKDLVTIYDLAVEKYLKKEFSKYFKEFNIIAEESNNNNIEFGNSIIIDPIDGTTNFVNKVPHTAISVGVYKDKKPYMAIVYNPILNELYYAKKDHGAFLNGKRISVSKEDDLQKSLLATGFPYSSGENVDDLNDVVGKIKNVLPHCQDIRRLGSASIDLCMVAKGVFEGYYEMNLKAWDVSAGILILSEAGGKVTNINSEEYKLFEDKYIVATNSYIHEKLLNKLDI, encoded by the coding sequence ATGAAAAAAAGATTAATCAAAATAGTAAAAAAAGCTGGAAAAATTTTAAAAAAAGGCTATTACTCTGATAAGTCTGTAAGATTTAAAGCAAAAAAAGATTTAGTAACAATTTATGATTTAGCTGTGGAAAAATATTTAAAAAAAGAGTTTAGTAAATATTTTAAAGAGTTTAATATAATAGCAGAAGAATCAAACAACAATAACATAGAGTTTGGAAATTCAATAATAATAGATCCAATAGATGGAACTACAAACTTCGTAAATAAAGTTCCACATACTGCAATAAGTGTAGGAGTTTATAAAGATAAAAAACCTTATATGGCTATTGTTTATAATCCTATTTTAAATGAACTTTATTATGCAAAAAAAGATCATGGAGCTTTTTTAAATGGAAAAAGAATAAGTGTAAGTAAAGAAGATGATTTACAAAAATCACTTCTAGCAACAGGTTTTCCATATAGTAGTGGAGAAAATGTAGATGATTTAAATGATGTTGTAGGAAAAATAAAAAATGTTTTACCCCATTGTCAAGATATAAGAAGACTAGGAAGTGCTTCAATAGATCTTTGTATGGTTGCAAAAGGTGTTTTTGAAGGATATTATGAGATGAATTTAAAAGCTTGGGATGTAAGTGCTGGAATTTTAATTTTAAGTGAAGCTGGTGGAAAAGTTACAAATATAAATTCAGAAGAGTATAAACTTTTTGAAGATAAATATATAGTTGCTACAAATTCATATATTCATGAAAAACTACTAAATAAACTTGATATTTAG
- a CDS encoding heavy metal translocating P-type ATPase — translation MSKIVCNHCHLSFEESVMIKDGDMNFCCGGCQTVFHILKEENLDSFYEKLGNKSIKAPLQVSNRDLEKFDSQNFLNNYTTKTKDGFTQIDLILEGIHCAACVWLNEKILYDTKGVVEADINFTTNKARVIFNRDLINLSQIIKKIRSIGYNAYAYDSTLANEQANKAKQDFFVKIMVAVVCTMNIMMLSVGKYTGFFTGMSNDVKDMIHFAEFILTTPVLFYSGFVFYKGAYYGIKNRIVNMDLLVSTGASLTYLYSLSVLFGAKGESYFDSVAMIITFVLIGKYLEVIGKKSAIDTLDKIKSTLPLETTVVKDGIKEIKALNEIEIGDIVEIKIGEKVPVDGKIVFGSSSFDESSLTGESIPVYKKTGDTLYSGTIILDSLVHYEVTKDFKNSTFSSIVTLLEDSLNSKPKIQTLANQLSRGFSLIILSIAFATFLVWYYFGLDLGFYFENTNQFERSFITAVSVVVIACPCALALATPMASLVGISELAKKSLLFKEAKYIETLANANLVVFDKTGTLTKGELEVSHVDFFSKEQKNIDILYSLLDSSTHPVSLAVKRYIEDNFEIKTQVLLEEIQNVEAKGLKAKYEDIEVLGGNQALIDDFNIDFNSETKTTQYIFAIGNKVIANFELKDEIKDDAKELIDYLKSQNIDIMMLTGDNDFVAKNVANSLEIKNYKAHLSPKDKAEFIKLQKDSGKIVVMVGDGVNDSVALSFSDVAIAMGNGADVSMMVSDIVLLSSKLKSLKDAFIISKKTYKHIKQNLSFSLIYNALTIPIAMSGYIIPLFAALSMSLSSLVVVFNSLRIRLK, via the coding sequence TTGTCAAAAATAGTATGTAATCACTGTCATTTATCATTTGAAGAAAGTGTTATGATAAAAGATGGTGATATGAATTTTTGTTGTGGTGGCTGTCAAACTGTTTTTCATATATTAAAAGAAGAAAATCTTGACTCTTTTTATGAAAAGTTAGGAAATAAAAGTATAAAAGCACCTTTACAAGTATCAAATAGAGATTTAGAAAAGTTTGATTCACAAAATTTCCTAAATAACTATACAACAAAAACAAAAGATGGATTTACTCAAATTGACCTTATTCTTGAAGGTATTCACTGTGCAGCCTGTGTATGGCTAAATGAAAAGATTTTATATGATACAAAAGGTGTTGTAGAAGCAGATATAAATTTTACAACAAATAAAGCTAGGGTTATTTTTAATAGAGATTTAATAAATTTAAGCCAAATTATAAAAAAGATTAGAAGTATAGGTTACAACGCTTATGCTTATGATTCAACTCTTGCAAATGAACAAGCAAATAAAGCAAAACAAGACTTCTTCGTAAAAATTATGGTTGCAGTTGTTTGTACTATGAATATTATGATGCTTAGTGTTGGTAAATATACAGGATTTTTTACTGGAATGAGTAATGATGTAAAAGATATGATACATTTTGCAGAGTTTATTCTTACAACACCTGTACTATTTTATAGTGGATTTGTATTCTATAAAGGTGCATACTATGGAATAAAAAATCGTATAGTAAATATGGATTTACTTGTAAGTACTGGTGCTAGTTTAACTTATCTTTATTCTTTGAGTGTTTTATTTGGAGCAAAAGGAGAGAGCTATTTTGATTCTGTGGCTATGATTATTACTTTTGTATTAATTGGAAAATATCTTGAAGTAATTGGTAAAAAATCAGCAATTGATACTTTAGATAAAATAAAATCAACATTACCACTTGAAACAACAGTTGTAAAAGATGGAATAAAAGAGATAAAAGCTTTAAATGAGATAGAAATAGGTGATATTGTTGAGATTAAGATTGGAGAAAAAGTACCAGTTGATGGAAAAATAGTTTTTGGTTCATCATCTTTTGATGAATCAAGTTTAACAGGAGAATCTATTCCAGTTTATAAAAAAACTGGAGATACTTTATATAGTGGAACAATTATTTTAGACTCTTTAGTTCATTATGAAGTTACAAAAGATTTTAAAAATTCAACTTTTTCATCTATTGTTACACTTTTAGAAGATTCATTAAATTCAAAACCAAAAATTCAAACTTTGGCAAATCAACTTTCAAGAGGATTTAGTCTAATTATTCTATCTATTGCATTTGCTACATTTTTAGTTTGGTACTATTTTGGTCTTGATTTAGGATTCTATTTTGAAAATACAAATCAATTTGAAAGATCATTTATAACAGCTGTTTCAGTAGTTGTTATTGCGTGTCCTTGTGCTTTAGCTCTTGCAACTCCAATGGCAAGTTTAGTTGGAATTAGTGAATTAGCAAAGAAATCTTTACTTTTTAAAGAGGCAAAATATATTGAAACTTTGGCAAATGCAAATCTTGTAGTTTTTGATAAAACAGGAACTCTCACAAAAGGAGAACTAGAAGTAAGCCATGTAGATTTTTTCTCTAAAGAGCAAAAAAACATTGATATTCTTTACTCTTTACTTGATAGTTCAACTCATCCAGTTAGTCTTGCAGTTAAAAGATATATTGAAGATAATTTTGAAATAAAAACTCAAGTTTTATTAGAAGAGATTCAAAATGTTGAAGCAAAAGGATTAAAAGCAAAATATGAGGATATTGAAGTTTTAGGTGGAAATCAAGCTTTAATAGATGATTTTAATATAGATTTTAATAGTGAAACAAAAACTACACAATATATTTTTGCTATTGGTAATAAAGTTATTGCAAATTTTGAATTAAAAGATGAGATAAAAGATGATGCAAAAGAGTTAATAGATTATTTAAAATCACAAAATATTGATATTATGATGCTTACAGGAGATAATGATTTTGTAGCAAAAAATGTTGCAAATAGTTTAGAGATAAAAAACTATAAAGCACATTTAAGTCCAAAAGATAAAGCAGAATTTATAAAATTACAAAAAGATAGTGGAAAAATTGTTGTTATGGTTGGTGATGGAGTAAATGATAGTGTTGCTCTTAGTTTTAGTGATGTTGCAATAGCTATGGGAAATGGAGCAGATGTTTCAATGATGGTTTCAGATATTGTTTTATTAAGTTCAAAATTAAAATCTCTAAAAGATGCATTTATAATCTCTAAAAAGACATATAAGCATATAAAACAAAATTTATCTTTCTCTTTGATTTATAATGCACTTACAATCCCAATAGCAATGAGTGGATATATAATCCCACTGTTTGCAGCACTTTCAATGAGTTTAAGCTCTTTGGTGGTAGTATTTAATTCACTAAGAATAAGATTAAAATAA
- the glmS gene encoding glutamine--fructose-6-phosphate transaminase (isomerizing) yields MCGIVGYIGKQDSCKILLDGLKELEYRGYDSAGIAALNDKGIDVFKAVGKLVNLEDKVNESKNGIYNLGIGHTRWATHGKPTEVNAHPHLGEYSYVVHNGIIENYKELKDELLSFGHKFISQTDTEVIVHLFEHYNNSLKDSKKAFQETIKRLEGAFAILLITKDEPEKIFFYKLGSPMIVARGLEENEVLFASSDSALIGLASDVVYLDDRVGGIATKNNIEFFSQNILWSKLPSSKQTAQKNGFRYFMEKEIYEQSVVVSDTMLGRVKDSEINFDEINSTILEGITEIKICACGTSYHAGLVSSYLFERVAKLKCSVEVASEFRYKEPLLTKNTLFIVISQSGETADTLEALKMAKEAGLKTLVICNVDNSSMTRVAEHTILTRAGIEKGVASTKAFSTQTVVLWMLSLYFAKLKNSISKEFLEKEIQTLREVPKALKVYESIHEKAKRLSKRYLHGHGFFFIGRDVFYPLALEGALKLKEISYLHAEGYPAGEMKHGPIALADPELFTIALMPKTMLYDKIKSNVEELSARDSTICAISPLDFELADDFIKINDCEHYMLEFFEMLIALQLLSMEISIRLENDVDMPRNLAKSVTVE; encoded by the coding sequence ATGTGTGGAATTGTTGGATATATTGGTAAACAAGATAGTTGTAAAATTCTACTTGATGGATTAAAAGAGCTAGAATATAGAGGATATGATAGTGCAGGAATTGCAGCTTTAAATGATAAAGGGATAGATGTATTTAAAGCAGTTGGTAAACTTGTAAATCTTGAAGATAAAGTTAATGAATCTAAAAATGGTATTTATAATCTTGGAATAGGGCATACAAGATGGGCAACTCATGGTAAACCAACAGAAGTGAATGCTCATCCACACCTAGGCGAATACTCTTATGTTGTACATAATGGAATCATTGAAAATTATAAAGAGCTAAAAGACGAGCTTTTATCTTTTGGACATAAGTTTATATCTCAAACTGATACAGAAGTTATAGTTCATCTTTTTGAACACTATAATAACAGTTTAAAAGATTCAAAGAAAGCTTTTCAAGAGACTATAAAAAGGCTTGAAGGTGCTTTTGCAATACTTTTAATTACAAAAGATGAACCAGAAAAGATATTTTTCTATAAGCTAGGAAGTCCTATGATTGTAGCTCGAGGATTAGAAGAAAATGAAGTGTTATTTGCTTCATCAGATTCAGCTTTAATCGGACTTGCAAGTGATGTTGTATATCTTGATGATAGAGTTGGTGGAATTGCTACAAAAAACAATATTGAGTTTTTTTCACAAAATATTCTTTGGTCAAAACTTCCAAGTTCAAAACAAACTGCTCAGAAAAATGGTTTTAGATATTTTATGGAGAAAGAGATTTATGAGCAAAGTGTCGTTGTAAGCGATACAATGTTAGGTCGAGTAAAAGATAGTGAAATAAATTTTGATGAGATAAATTCAACTATTCTTGAAGGAATTACAGAGATTAAAATTTGTGCTTGTGGTACTTCATATCATGCTGGTTTAGTATCTTCATATCTTTTTGAAAGAGTTGCAAAATTAAAATGTTCTGTTGAGGTTGCAAGTGAATTTAGATATAAAGAACCTCTTTTAACAAAAAATACACTTTTTATAGTAATTTCGCAAAGTGGTGAAACAGCCGATACTCTTGAAGCTTTAAAAATGGCAAAAGAGGCTGGACTTAAAACATTAGTAATTTGTAATGTTGATAACTCATCAATGACAAGAGTTGCAGAACATACAATTTTAACAAGAGCAGGTATTGAAAAAGGTGTGGCTTCGACTAAAGCATTTTCTACTCAGACTGTTGTTTTATGGATGTTAAGTCTTTATTTTGCAAAACTTAAAAATAGTATTTCTAAAGAGTTTTTAGAAAAAGAGATTCAAACTTTAAGAGAAGTTCCAAAAGCTTTAAAAGTTTATGAAAGTATTCATGAAAAAGCAAAAAGATTATCAAAAAGATATCTTCATGGACATGGGTTCTTCTTTATAGGAAGAGATGTGTTTTATCCTTTAGCACTTGAAGGAGCTTTAAAATTAAAAGAGATATCTTATTTACATGCTGAAGGTTATCCAGCTGGTGAGATGAAACATGGTCCAATTGCTCTTGCTGATCCAGAACTATTTACAATTGCTTTAATGCCAAAAACTATGTTGTATGATAAAATCAAATCAAATGTTGAAGAACTAAGTGCAAGAGATAGTACAATTTGTGCAATCTCTCCACTTGATTTTGAATTAGCAGATGATTTTATAAAAATTAATGATTGTGAACATTATATGCTAGAGTTTTTTGAAATGCTTATTGCTTTACAGCTTTTATCAATGGAAATTTCAATTAGACTTGAAAATGATGTTGATATGCCAAGAAATTTAGCAAAATCAGTAACTGTTGAATAA
- a CDS encoding YkgJ family cysteine cluster protein, which yields MKNFIQIDNNSINFGSCENCDAKCCKGENGTIFSQILKEEFETLYEIFPILFIFGNLNFLKPVILLSDGFNSCFYLKNNICSIYKNRPKVCKNYPFSPNIDNKIYIDNSCPEVYKGENKITLLNYDFKNYQDKYIETHYLFENLNKNDFKKVFTIKAIDFYKYIGKDSSRYLTYHKKSLKNLKNYKIL from the coding sequence ATGAAAAACTTTATTCAAATAGATAATAATTCCATAAATTTTGGTTCTTGTGAAAATTGTGATGCAAAATGTTGCAAAGGAGAAAACGGAACAATATTTTCACAAATACTTAAAGAAGAGTTTGAAACTTTATATGAAATTTTCCCTATTCTTTTTATTTTTGGAAATTTAAATTTTTTAAAACCTGTTATTTTATTATCAGATGGTTTTAACTCTTGTTTCTATCTTAAAAACAATATTTGTAGTATTTATAAAAATAGACCAAAGGTATGTAAAAACTACCCATTTAGTCCAAATATAGACAATAAAATATATATTGATAACTCTTGTCCTGAAGTTTATAAAGGAGAGAATAAAATAACACTTTTAAATTATGATTTTAAAAATTATCAAGATAAATATATTGAAACTCACTATTTATTTGAAAACTTAAATAAAAATGATTTTAAAAAAGTATTTACAATAAAAGCTATTGATTTTTATAAATATATTGGAAAAGATTCTTCACGATATTTGACTTATCATAAAAAATCTTTAAAAAATTTAAAAAACTATAAGATATTATAA
- a CDS encoding ATP-binding cassette domain-containing protein, which produces MNDFVLDIKNLNFAYKKNHLIFENFNLNIKKGELKTILGKSGSGKSTLFELILGNLKAQSGEINKKSVSIIFQDPFSSFHPTYTIYEQIKDVLKRDFKDEVDTILPKLKLEDSFLYKKPFELSGGQLQRCSILRAILQKPDLILLDEPTSALDNITAYETMKLILTLLDSCAILLVTHDLDLASWCSDNIIRLENGK; this is translated from the coding sequence TTGAATGATTTTGTTTTAGATATAAAAAATCTTAACTTTGCTTATAAAAAAAATCATCTAATATTTGAGAATTTTAATTTAAATATAAAAAAAGGTGAATTAAAAACAATTTTAGGAAAAAGTGGAAGTGGAAAATCTACACTTTTTGAACTTATTTTAGGAAATTTAAAAGCACAAAGTGGAGAGATAAATAAAAAATCTGTATCAATTATTTTTCAAGATCCATTTTCATCATTTCATCCAACATATACAATTTATGAACAGATAAAAGATGTATTAAAAAGAGATTTTAAAGACGAAGTTGATACTATTTTGCCAAAATTAAAACTAGAAGATAGTTTTTTATATAAAAAACCGTTTGAACTAAGTGGTGGACAACTGCAAAGATGTTCAATCTTAAGAGCAATTTTACAAAAGCCAGATTTGATTTTACTTGATGAGCCGACTTCTGCACTTGATAATATAACAGCTTATGAAACAATGAAGTTGATTTTAACTTTGCTTGATAGTTGTGCAATTTTATTGGTAACTCATGATTTAGATCTGGCTTCTTGGTGTAGTGATAATATTATAAGGTTAGAAAATGGAAAATAA
- the hemH gene encoding ferrochelatase: MENKKKALVLLNMGGARNKDELKMFLKNMFNDKNILTINSNFLRKLIAFIITKRRLNEAWKNYELIGNQSPINPLTEKLVSKCNEEIKDFKTYQAMRYTPPFAKDVIKEILEDGIEEIVLLPLYPQFSTTTTKSSVEDFIDYLPYSFGQNIRYIDNFYKNEVFNLCIVNEIKRNIEENEDYSLIFSAHGLPQKIVDKDDPYEEQMKEHVAILSQMLKEKGLNFKSINLAYQSKVGPMKWLEPSLDEKLKEFKNEKVLIYPLSFIVDNSETDFELAIEYKHIADNLGIKEYKVCKCVNDSKAFIEAIKDIIK; this comes from the coding sequence ATGGAAAATAAGAAAAAAGCTTTGGTTCTACTAAATATGGGTGGAGCAAGAAATAAAGATGAGTTAAAGATGTTTCTTAAAAATATGTTTAATGATAAAAATATTTTAACAATAAATTCAAATTTTTTAAGAAAGTTAATAGCTTTTATAATCACAAAAAGAAGATTAAATGAAGCTTGGAAAAACTATGAATTAATTGGAAATCAATCTCCTATAAATCCTTTGACAGAAAAACTTGTATCAAAATGTAATGAAGAGATAAAAGATTTTAAAACTTATCAAGCTATGAGATACACTCCACCTTTTGCAAAAGATGTTATAAAAGAGATATTAGAAGATGGAATAGAAGAGATAGTTTTACTTCCACTTTATCCACAGTTTTCAACAACAACTACAAAATCATCTGTTGAAGATTTTATAGATTATTTACCATATAGTTTTGGACAAAATATAAGATATATAGATAATTTTTATAAAAATGAAGTTTTTAATTTATGTATTGTAAATGAGATTAAAAGAAATATAGAAGAAAATGAAGATTATAGTTTAATATTTTCAGCTCACGGTTTACCACAAAAGATAGTTGATAAAGATGATCCTTATGAGGAACAAATGAAAGAGCATGTAGCGATATTATCACAAATGCTTAAAGAAAAAGGATTGAACTTTAAATCAATTAATCTTGCATATCAATCAAAAGTAGGACCAATGAAATGGCTTGAACCATCTTTAGATGAAAAGCTAAAAGAGTTTAAAAATGAAAAAGTTTTAATCTATCCACTCTCTTTTATAGTTGATAACTCTGAAACAGATTTTGAATTAGCTATTGAATACAAACATATTGCAGATAATTTAGGAATAAAAGAGTATAAAGTTTGTAAGTGTGTGAATGATAGTAAGGCTTTTATAGAAGCTATAAAAGATATTATAAAATAG
- a CDS encoding EAL domain-containing response regulator, translating to MNKEIETLKNITVLYAEDEKELRDITAGFLKSFTKAQYIASNGEEAFNLFLEHQDNIDLIITDINMPHLNGMDMIKKIKKINKKIPIIITTAFSNKEYLLEAINIGVDKYVLKPVDISKLIQAMNQSLNYHELKDLYTDNLTNLANKNKLLRDFNNTNSDLMALVDLDEFVATNDLFGEAIGDKILILFSQKMREFFSQSKFLLYRIESDKFAIVPKDYLEIETFFAICKEFLEKIENDVFLIDDNEIDVNITIGLANGKGEQAYKYTKRIINYARKKFQKIMIYDDSYNIHKSFEDNITWIKQLKIGFKENLLKAYFQPIVDTKSKEVLKYEALIRYIAPCGKVHGPFEFLEVAKKTKMYPNIIKVILDDSLKLIKEKNKKVSVNISYIDLIDEKTTKYIYDFLETNKKYANSFEFEVLESEEISDFNLIKNFISNVYKYGCIVGIDDFGAGYSNFHILSKLAIDFVKIDGSLIKDVHNSKDLEVIVKTIVSIAKNFGIKTVAEFVATESIYHKVNELNIDCSQGYFFDMPLTFEEII from the coding sequence ATGAATAAAGAGATAGAAACACTAAAAAATATTACAGTTTTATATGCTGAAGATGAAAAAGAGTTAAGAGATATTACTGCTGGTTTTTTAAAATCATTTACAAAAGCACAATATATAGCTTCAAATGGTGAAGAAGCTTTTAATCTATTTTTGGAACATCAAGATAATATTGATTTAATAATAACTGATATAAATATGCCTCATTTAAATGGTATGGATATGATCAAAAAAATTAAAAAGATAAATAAGAAGATTCCTATTATTATCACAACTGCTTTTTCAAATAAAGAGTATTTACTTGAAGCTATAAATATTGGTGTAGATAAATATGTTTTAAAACCTGTTGATATTTCAAAACTTATTCAAGCTATGAATCAATCATTAAATTATCATGAATTAAAAGATTTATATACAGACAATCTTACAAATCTTGCAAATAAGAATAAACTTCTAAGAGATTTTAATAATACAAATAGTGATCTTATGGCTTTAGTTGATTTAGATGAATTTGTAGCGACAAATGATCTTTTTGGTGAAGCAATTGGAGATAAAATCTTAATTTTATTTTCTCAAAAAATGAGAGAATTTTTTTCTCAAAGTAAATTCTTATTATATAGAATTGAATCAGATAAATTCGCAATTGTTCCAAAAGACTATTTAGAAATAGAGACTTTTTTTGCTATTTGTAAAGAGTTTTTAGAAAAAATAGAAAATGATGTTTTTTTAATTGATGACAATGAAATTGATGTAAACATAACAATAGGTTTAGCAAATGGAAAAGGCGAACAAGCATATAAATATACAAAAAGAATTATAAACTATGCTAGAAAAAAATTCCAAAAGATTATGATTTATGATGATTCTTATAATATTCATAAATCATTTGAAGATAATATTACTTGGATAAAGCAGTTAAAAATAGGATTTAAAGAGAATCTTTTAAAAGCTTATTTTCAACCTATTGTAGATACAAAATCAAAAGAAGTTTTGAAATATGAAGCACTAATCAGATATATCGCTCCTTGTGGTAAAGTTCATGGTCCATTTGAGTTTTTAGAAGTTGCAAAAAAAACAAAAATGTATCCAAATATAATAAAAGTAATTCTTGATGATTCATTAAAACTTATAAAAGAGAAAAATAAAAAAGTATCTGTAAATATATCTTATATTGATTTAATTGATGAAAAAACTACAAAATATATTTATGATTTTTTAGAGACAAATAAAAAATATGCAAATAGTTTTGAATTTGAAGTTTTAGAATCTGAAGAGATATCTGATTTTAATCTTATTAAAAATTTTATATCTAATGTTTATAAATATGGTTGCATAGTAGGAATTGATGATTTTGGTGCTGGTTACTCAAATTTCCATATATTATCAAAACTAGCAATAGACTTTGTAAAAATTGATGGTTCTTTAATAAAAGATGTTCATAATTCAAAAGATTTAGAGGTAATTGTAAAAACAATTGTAAGTATTGCTAAGAACTTTGGCATAAAAACAGTAGCAGAATTTGTGGCAACTGAAAGTATTTATCATAAAGTAAATGAGCTAAATATAGATTGTTCTCAAGGATATTTTTTCGATATGCCTTTAACTTTTGAAGAGATAATTTAA
- a CDS encoding c-type cytochrome, whose translation MKKIVLATVALAGFAFAAAPAAYNACKACHGVKGETNITTQNKSHIPANQTKAEIVKALNGYKDGSYGGPLKGLMKGQVARLSDADIQALADYMGK comes from the coding sequence ATGAAAAAAATCGTTTTAGCTACAGTTGCTTTAGCAGGTTTTGCATTTGCTGCTGCCCCAGCTGCATATAATGCGTGTAAAGCATGTCATGGTGTTAAAGGTGAAACAAATATCACTACTCAAAATAAATCTCATATTCCAGCTAACCAAACAAAAGCGGAAATCGTAAAAGCTTTAAATGGTTATAAAGATGGTTCTTATGGTGGTCCTTTAAAAGGTCTTATGAAAGGTCAAGTTGCTAGATTATCAGATGCTGATATCCAAGCTTTAGCTGACTATATGGGTAAATAA